In the genome of Pseudomonas sp. Teo4, the window ACTGCATTACCTGGGCGTGTTGCGCCTGCAGCAGGGCCAGTACCAACAGGCCGAAACCCTGGCGCTGAGCTCCAACCTTCGGGTCGGGCGTAACAACGCGTTGCGCAATCGCAACTTCCAGTTGATCGAGGCGGCGCGTAACGCCCAGCTTGCGGCTACACAGCCAGCGACTGAGAAAGCCTCACGTACCAGTCGCTCCATCGCCAGCACGTTCCTCACCCGTCACTGACGCTCAGT includes:
- a CDS encoding tetratricopeptide repeat protein, translating into MQSQRTLPAVFLLLSAAVSCGAFAGERTATARSNHASTLLIETASQQYAEGNLEQAAASLERALQIQPNNPATLHYLGVLRLQQGQYQQAETLALSSNLRVGRNNALRNRNFQLIEAARNAQLAATQPATEKASRTSRSIASTFLTRH